From the genome of Candidatus Obscuribacterales bacterium:
AAAAACCCATCAGTTTGAGGCCGGAGCCATTACCGTTGCCAATGCGGCTCCACCAACTTCTGTCTTAGCCCAGGGCGTGGGAGAAGTGATCTGTGACGATGGCCTGCTGGACGTGACCATTGCCACAGCGGAGACCAAGATCCAGGCGATCGCTGCCATGGTGAACATGCTGGGATCGGCCTTGATCAAAATTCCCAGCAATCATCCCAAGGTGGTTCATCTGCGGGCCAAGCAATTGAAGGTGACCACCCATCCGCCTCAAAAGGTCGTGCTAGACGGCGAAATTATTGGTCAAACCCCCCTCACCTTTGAATGTATACCAGATGGTCTCACCGTCTTTGTGCCTAGCAATCAATAGCATCCCTGTCCAGCTCTCTCAGACAACGATGGCGAGCGTCCACAGGGCAGGCTAGTGAGGGCGATCGCCTGCTATGGTGAAATCCAAGACCGTTCACCCCAGCACCCATGAACTCGACCGATCTGGCATTCCTCTCCGCCGTGGAACAAGCCCAACTCATTCGCGATCGCACCCTATCGCCTCAGGAGTTGGTTCAGGTCTATCTCGACCGCATTGACCGACTCAATCCCGATCTCGGCAGCTATTTCACCGTCATCGCCGACCAAGCTCAGCAGGAGGCGATCGCCAAAACTGAGCAGCTCATGCACACTGATGTCGCTGACCTGCCTGCTTTTTTTGGCGTGGCGATCGCCATCAAAGATTTGAATGCCGTTCAGGGCGTGCCCTTCACCTGCGGCAACCCCGCTCTGAAAAACCAGATTGCTCCCTACGACGACGGTGTAGTCACCCGTCTCAGGCAAGCCGGCTTCACCATTCTCGGCAAAACCGCCACCTCCGAGCTAGGTTCCATGCCCTTCACGGAACCCCATGGCTTTCCCCCCGCCCGCAATCCTTGGCATCTCAACCATACTCCCGGAGGCAGCAGTGGCGGATCAGCAGCGGCCGTAGCCGCCGGACTCACCAGCATCGCCCAAGGCTCCGACGGTGGCGGCTCCATCCGCGGCCCGGCCTCTTGCTGTGGTTTAGTCGGGCTGAAACCGTCACGGGGTCGCATATCCATGGCTCCCCTAGGGGATTGCCTCAGCGGTTTGGCCACCAGCGGCCCCCTCGGACACACCGTGGCCGATGTGGCCGCGCTGCTGGATGTCATGGCCGGGTATGTGGTGGGCGATCCTTACTGGTTGCCCGATCCTCCTGTACCCTTCCGACAGATCACTGCTCCCTCTACGCCTCAACGCATTGCCGTTGTGAATGCGATCGCCCCCATTGGCAAACCCCATCCCGATTGCAGCGCCGCCGTACAGCATATAGCCCAAGCCCTAGAATCCCTCGGGCACCAGTTAGAACCCCTTGATCTGGATTGCGCTGCCCTCGTAGACCCCTTCCAGGTCGTCTGGCGCGGCGGCGTGAAGGCCACCCGTATTCCCGTGGAAGCCTTGGAACCAGTGAACCAGTGGCTGTTCAAGCAACCCGACTCCAGCGGCGACTACCAAAACGCGGTGTGGGCTATGCAGATTGCCGCCCGACAGTTAGTTGCCCAACTCGCAGATTTCGACGCGATTCTCATGCCCACCCTCATGGCTCCACCCATTGCCCTGGGCGATTGGGCAGATCTGCCACCCGCAACTGTGATGGAGCAGGTGATTCAATGGGTGGCCCCCTGCCCAATCGCCAATGCCACCGGTCTACCAGCGATCGCCCTCCCAGCCCTTCACAATGCCGCAGGGCTACCCATCGGTGTGCAGTTGATGGGCCGCCCCGCCGATGAAGCCACGTTGCTTGCCCTTGCCAGCCAACTAGAAGCTAGCGGTGCTTGGGACACCCGCCGGCCCGCGATCGCCCTATGAGCCAGCAGCAGCCCCGCCAGTTATCCAATACTTGATGAAATCAATAGCTCCCCGCACCGCTGCGTAGCCAAAAATCAAGATCGAACTGGTCAACATTAAGCCCATGGCACAGAGCACAAGACCGCCTAGACTAATGGCTCCATCGTCATCCAGCAAGCCAAAACCCGTCACAAAAATCCCCATGGCCGGCAGGGTATTGGTCAGCGGAATGGGAATCATCATT
Proteins encoded in this window:
- a CDS encoding amidase, with the translated sequence MNSTDLAFLSAVEQAQLIRDRTLSPQELVQVYLDRIDRLNPDLGSYFTVIADQAQQEAIAKTEQLMHTDVADLPAFFGVAIAIKDLNAVQGVPFTCGNPALKNQIAPYDDGVVTRLRQAGFTILGKTATSELGSMPFTEPHGFPPARNPWHLNHTPGGSSGGSAAAVAAGLTSIAQGSDGGGSIRGPASCCGLVGLKPSRGRISMAPLGDCLSGLATSGPLGHTVADVAALLDVMAGYVVGDPYWLPDPPVPFRQITAPSTPQRIAVVNAIAPIGKPHPDCSAAVQHIAQALESLGHQLEPLDLDCAALVDPFQVVWRGGVKATRIPVEALEPVNQWLFKQPDSSGDYQNAVWAMQIAARQLVAQLADFDAILMPTLMAPPIALGDWADLPPATVMEQVIQWVAPCPIANATGLPAIALPALHNAAGLPIGVQLMGRPADEATLLALASQLEASGAWDTRRPAIAL